In Bacillus weihaiensis, the genomic stretch CAGCTGGTAATGGCTTTCTACCATATTTCTCTTGATATTCTGCTATGATTAACGCAGCTGTTGCGGAAACCTTTGGTGCAGCTAAACTTGTGCCTATCATAAATTCATACCCTTGTTCAAATCCTAGTAATTTACTTAAATCTGATTGAGGACTAGTTGTAGGATAGGTGGTCAGAGTCATATACTCTAAATCCACTTGTTGTTTTTCTAAATATTTGGGTCCGTAATCGCCAGCTGGCGCTGCAATATCAACATTAGATCCATAGTTAGAATAGTAAGCTAACTGGTCATCGAGAGTTGTGGCGGAAACAGTGACTACATTGGCTAAACCACCTGGCATATGAACCTGAAGATCATTTGTTAACCCCATTTGCTCAGCAAGCTTAAAAGGGTTGGACATGTCATATCCATTAGTTCCTGATGAAGCAACTAATAAACTGCCTTTTCTATTTGCATATGAAATTGCTCGTTTATAGGATAAATAAATTGCTCTATCCTCTTTACTTTTTAGTGACTTATACGTTCCTAAACTTAAATTAATAACATCCATATCATCATCAGCTGCTTGGATGATCGCTTCTATAATCAAACTAGAGTCTGCTGAATATCCCTCAAAGACCTTATATGGGACAATTCCGATTTTTGGTGAAATCCCTTTAATTTTCCCATTAGCTGCTACGGTTCCAGCAACCATCGTTCCATGACCAATTTCGTCTACCGTAGCAGAAACTCCTGGAACAAATGATTTCCCTGAATCTAAAATGTTAGCTCTAAGATCCGGATGATTACTATCAATTCCACTATCAACGATCGCAATTCTCACTGTATGATTACCTTCTTGGAGCTCATAACTATCCCCATTAGATGTAACCTTATTAATGTCCCATCTCCAAGGGTCATAAATGTTCTCTTCCTCTTCCTGAACTTCCTGAAGTGTTTGTTGAGAAGCAGCGTTAAATGTTTTTTGTTTCTTAATTTGAGTAACTGCGGCTGCATTTAGTAACTGAAACTCCTCTATTGTTACTTCTTTCTCTTCACTAACTTCTTCAATATACGTTTCGTAGTTCTTGCTTAAATAGTCTTTCGCTTCCTTTACTTCATCCGTATTGCTACTGGAAATAGTGATTGTTCCGATTTCTTCTATATCATTTATATTTAAATCTAGGAATTTTCCCTCTAGATCACGAACAATATTTTGAGTAGCTGTATTCTCCTTCAAGACAAAAACATAGGAGTCTTTCTCTAAATCTTTTACCACATCAGTTGCAAATACTGTCCTTGCACTTGTAAAAGTGAAAATTAGTATGACACAAAGACTAAATAGTTTTCTAAAAGAACCTTTAAATTTACAATGCAACCTTTTCATACTCCTTCTCCTTTAATTGTTGTGTTTTTGATAATTTATAATAGTATCCCTTTTTATCTAACAGCTCATCGTGAGTACCTGTCTCAACAATCTCTCCCTGATGCATAACGATAATGCGGTCGGCATTTTTCACTGTACTAAGACGATGAGCAATAATGATTTGAGTACAAGATAATGTTGATAGATGTTCATCTATAATTTTCTCAGACAGTGTATCTAGTGCACTTGTTGCTTCATCTAGTACCAAAATTGACGGTTTAGAAGCTAAAGCCCTAGCTAATATCAATCTCTGTCGCTGTCCTCCTGAGAAATTAACCCCAAATTCTGATACTGTAGTGTTGTAATTAAGAGGTAAAGTCATGATTTCATCATGAATATTAGCCTGATAAGCAGCTTTTAATATATCTTCAGGAGAGATGTCTTTCCTTTCAGAAGCTATATTTTCACCAATTGTTTTATTAAACAACCTGGCCTCTTGGAAGACAACACCGATAGCTTTTCTTAAGAATTTCAGATTGTATTTACTACTCTCCATCTCATCAAATAAAATGGTTCCTTTATTAGGTGTGTATAATCCAAGTAAAAGTTTAACAAGAGTACTCTTTCCGGATCCTGAAGATCCTACAATAGCCAATCTTTCACCAGGGTTAACTTCAAATGAAATGTCTTTGACTGAATATTCACTGAAGTAATTATGCTTATAAGAAACGTTTTTAAATTCAACTTTTCCTTGTATTGGTGTACTGAATACAGATTGCCCAGTACCCCTTTCTGATTTTGCATGCATAACATCATAGATCCTTTGGATGTATGAGCCAAGGTAGACCAGTTCTCCATATCCATTACCAATGGATATAATCGGAGTAATAAAAGAGAGTGCTAATGCATTAAAACCTAAAACAGTCCCTAAAGTCATATCACCAGAGAGAAGTGGTTTTCCACTCAACCATAGTAAATAAATAGGCAAGATAAACTGTATTGATGATGCAACTGTATTAATCAGTGAGGTCCACACTGATCTTCTTTCAGCGTGAAAAAGTTGTCGGTTAAACTTATCAAACCAGTCATTATATACTTGGTTTTCTAAACCCATAACTTTTACGTCACTAATTCCATTAATGCTTTCCGACAAAACTCTTTGTACTTGTGACTGAGAAGATACTTCTTTATCTGCCAATTTCCTTGAAACAGAGGTGCTAAGAACTAGAAGAGCAAAAACACAAAGCCCAATCATAAATACGATCCCTGTCAACTCTAATGAGTATTGAGCCATCACAATTAAATAGGTGAGGAGCAATATCCCATCAATCAAAAAGGTTATCGCTTTTGTTGATAATATTTGTCTAATATAAACATTTGAATTGGCTCTGAAGAGAAGTTCACCAGTCGACCGATTTTCAAAAAAGTTATACGAAAGATTCAATAGTTTTTCTATGAACTGAGTCATCAGTGACCGGTCTATAGCTGTCTGCAACTTTGCAATAAAGAATCCTCTGAGACCTGAAAATATAAGGTAGCTAACCAATAAGATTAAAATGCTATACCCTATAGTAGAAAGATAGCTTGAATCTTTTGGAACAATCACTTTATCAGTCATCCAACTTGTTAACCAAGGAATAACCAGAGCAAATCCCTGTATCAGCAATGATGTTAAGACAATGAAAGCAATTAAAGGTTTCTTTCCCAAAACAAAAGATAGAAAAAATCTTGTATGGGAGATTCCCTTCTTTTTCTCAAAGGATTCAGTTGGAGACATTACTAATGCAAATCCCGAATACTTTGTGTTTAATTCATCAATTGATACCTTGGTTCTTCCGTTAGCTGGATCAACGATGACAGCTGACCTTTTTCTGATTTTTTCTAGAACAACATAATGCTTATTTTCCCAGTGAATAATTGCTGGTAATATAACCTCTCTTAAATCTGGAGCGTTTACTCTATATCCTTTAACATCAAGGTTGTAACTTTCCCCAATCTTCATAATCTGAAAAAGGGAAGTTCCACCTTTTGGGACACCGTACTTCTCTCTTAATTCGGAAAGAGGTACTTTATTCCCATAAAATGACAGAACCATACACAATGAGGCCAAACCACATTCACTATGTTCCATTTGTTCAATAAAAGGAACTCTCTTCATAATCACCTCTCCTTGCTTTTTTCGAGTTATTAACTAATTACTTGATTTTCTCCATAATTAATTTGAAAGGCTATGAGTCCCAATGTATAGGCAGCAATTCCAATCTGTACTCTTGAGGTAATATTTAGCTTTCTTTTTATAGAGAAGATGATCTCCCCTACCCTACGTCTACTAATAAAGAGTCTCTTTGAAATCTCAACATCTTTTAAGCCCTCTGCTACCAATTTAGCAACTTCTAATTCTCGATCACTTAGTAAGCCTTCCATCCATCTCTCCTCCTTTAGTGTTATTTTCTTGCTTACTAACATCTTAGCTTGATTGGAGGAGGTATTAACCGCCATCCCCACAGGGAAAACCGCAATTTAATACAGTATTCATTTCGTAATCAACACAAAAAGAGGCTGGGACAAAACAAAGAGCCAGGCACCCTCCGATACAATCTATTGTGTGCACTAGATAAATCAGTGCGTACATATAGTCGTTATGATAAGGTGCCAGGCACTTCTGTCCCAGCCTCTATAAAAATTTGTAAATTTTATATAAAAATCCAAAAAATACCTAAAATTAGCATGAATAATAGTTTATTATTAGTTTATAGGAATTATGTAACAACAAGGGAGTGGGTAGTTTGAAACGTTTATTAGAAATGGACTCGCACCAAAAGATCATTGATTGTGCATCTGGGTTAATTAAATCTTCCTTTATTCAAGAAGAATTAAGACTTTGGGCACTGGGCTACATCAATTTCAAACTTAGTGATTCTACTAATTTCTCTAAAATAACTGGCATTCATTATGATATCTTTCGTGGTGAATCCAATGAGGAGGAAAAAATTAGTATTCTAACAATTGCTGAATTAATATTGCTAGCATCTGACATTATGGACGATTTACAAGATGATGATGCTGGAGAAAACCCATGGGCTGATGTCTCTTTAGGACAAAATTTAAACATTGTCGTGGGAATATTGATTATTTGCCTAAAACACATCGACGATATTGATACCTCTCCTATAGTGAAAGATTGGCTTAGAGAGACAATTCATAGAAATACACTTCAATCAATAAATGGTCAGTATATCGATTTATCCAACAATATTACTTTAGAATCTGAATATATTTCCATGGTGTCATTAAAGTCAGGCTCTTTAATTAAAGTGGCTTGTCTTCTAGGGGCAGGTCGTATAGATGATGAGACACTTCAAAAAATCGAAACTTATTCAAACCATTTAGGTATCATTGCACAAATTAGGAATGACGTACATGATTTAGTAAAAGGATCTTTCAAAAGTGACATTATGTTCAAGAAAAAAACTCTACCTATCTTATATTATTTAAACCGGAATAATCCTAAGTTTCTCCCTATTCAAGATTACTATTTAGGTGATCAACTTTACTCCGACATGACCTATAAGGAGACCACTATCTTTCATGAAACCCTTATTTATGGTGGAGGTGTAGAATATTGTAAAGTTCTTGAACAACTTTATATTCATAAATTCAAAGAGTGTATAAATAATCTAGACTTGAGTAGTTTTCATAAAGATTTACTTATTAACATGAAAATATAGGTAGATTAGCTTGGTTTCCATGTATCAGACATTGGGATTATTTCACTAGCATTTAACGTAAGAGTATGAAAGATAACATCTAGTTCAGCTTGAGAAAATCCACTAAGCATACTAGAATCTGCTGGGTTCCATTCCTGA encodes the following:
- a CDS encoding S8 family peptidase, with product MKRLHCKFKGSFRKLFSLCVILIFTFTSARTVFATDVVKDLEKDSYVFVLKENTATQNIVRDLEGKFLDLNINDIEEIGTITISSSNTDEVKEAKDYLSKNYETYIEEVSEEKEVTIEEFQLLNAAAVTQIKKQKTFNAASQQTLQEVQEEEENIYDPWRWDINKVTSNGDSYELQEGNHTVRIAIVDSGIDSNHPDLRANILDSGKSFVPGVSATVDEIGHGTMVAGTVAANGKIKGISPKIGIVPYKVFEGYSADSSLIIEAIIQAADDDMDVINLSLGTYKSLKSKEDRAIYLSYKRAISYANRKGSLLVASSGTNGYDMSNPFKLAEQMGLTNDLQVHMPGGLANVVTVSATTLDDQLAYYSNYGSNVDIAAPAGDYGPKYLEKQQVDLEYMTLTTYPTTSPQSDLSKLLGFEQGYEFMIGTSLAAPKVSATAALIIAEYQEKYGRKPLPAVTKSLLYRGASDGDGTRKELGRGIVNAKNSLDYLNKR
- a CDS encoding peptidase domain-containing ABC transporter; the protein is MKRVPFIEQMEHSECGLASLCMVLSFYGNKVPLSELREKYGVPKGGTSLFQIMKIGESYNLDVKGYRVNAPDLREVILPAIIHWENKHYVVLEKIRKRSAVIVDPANGRTKVSIDELNTKYSGFALVMSPTESFEKKKGISHTRFFLSFVLGKKPLIAFIVLTSLLIQGFALVIPWLTSWMTDKVIVPKDSSYLSTIGYSILILLVSYLIFSGLRGFFIAKLQTAIDRSLMTQFIEKLLNLSYNFFENRSTGELLFRANSNVYIRQILSTKAITFLIDGILLLTYLIVMAQYSLELTGIVFMIGLCVFALLVLSTSVSRKLADKEVSSQSQVQRVLSESINGISDVKVMGLENQVYNDWFDKFNRQLFHAERRSVWTSLINTVASSIQFILPIYLLWLSGKPLLSGDMTLGTVLGFNALALSFITPIISIGNGYGELVYLGSYIQRIYDVMHAKSERGTGQSVFSTPIQGKVEFKNVSYKHNYFSEYSVKDISFEVNPGERLAIVGSSGSGKSTLVKLLLGLYTPNKGTILFDEMESSKYNLKFLRKAIGVVFQEARLFNKTIGENIASERKDISPEDILKAAYQANIHDEIMTLPLNYNTTVSEFGVNFSGGQRQRLILARALASKPSILVLDEATSALDTLSEKIIDEHLSTLSCTQIIIAHRLSTVKNADRIIVMHQGEIVETGTHDELLDKKGYYYKLSKTQQLKEKEYEKVAL
- a CDS encoding response regulator transcription factor, producing the protein MEGLLSDRELEVAKLVAEGLKDVEISKRLFISRRRVGEIIFSIKRKLNITSRVQIGIAAYTLGLIAFQINYGENQVIS
- a CDS encoding polyprenyl synthetase family protein — translated: MKRLLEMDSHQKIIDCASGLIKSSFIQEELRLWALGYINFKLSDSTNFSKITGIHYDIFRGESNEEEKISILTIAELILLASDIMDDLQDDDAGENPWADVSLGQNLNIVVGILIICLKHIDDIDTSPIVKDWLRETIHRNTLQSINGQYIDLSNNITLESEYISMVSLKSGSLIKVACLLGAGRIDDETLQKIETYSNHLGIIAQIRNDVHDLVKGSFKSDIMFKKKTLPILYYLNRNNPKFLPIQDYYLGDQLYSDMTYKETTIFHETLIYGGGVEYCKVLEQLYIHKFKECINNLDLSSFHKDLLINMKI